GTCGCGGAGTGGATCGACCGCGGTGTCGCCGCCGCCCGCACCGGGGACGAGGGCACCCTGACGAAGATCAGGTCCGAGGTCGCCGACCTGATGGCCGCGCACCCCGCCCCGGGCCTGCCGACCGCCTGACCCGCCCACCCGCGCGGCAGTCGGCGCGGCCGATCGGTTCCCACCCGTCACACACCTGTTTCCGAGCTATGAGAGTCACCTGAGAGAATGGGCACCATGGCCTCTGAACGACCTCGTGTGCTCTCCGGGATCCAGCCCACCGCCGGCTCGTTCCACCTCGGCAATTACCTCGGCGCGGTCCGCCAGTGGGTGGCGCTGCAGGAGTCCCACGACGCCTTCTACATGGTGGTGGACCTGCACGCGATCACGATCCCGCAGGACCCCGCCGAGCTGCGCGCCAACACCCGGCTCGCCGCCGCCCAGCTGCTCGCCGCAGGCCTCGACCCGGAGCGCTGCACGCTCTTCGTCCAGAGCCACGTCCCCGAGCACGCCCAGCTCGCCTGGGTGATGAACTGCCTCACCGGATTCGGCGAGGCCTCCCGCATGACGCAGTTCAAGGACAAGTCCGCCAAGCAGGGCGCCGACCGCGCGTCCGTCGGCCTCTTCACCTACCCGGTCCTCCAGGTCGCGGACATCCTGCTGTACCAGGCCAACGAGGTCCCGGTCGGCGAGGACCAGCGCCAGCACATCGAGCTCACCCGTGACCTCGCGGAGCGTTTCAACGGCCGTTTCGGTGAGACGTTCACCGTGCCGTCGGCGTACATCCTCAAGGAGACGGCGAAGATCTACGACCTTCAGGACCCGTCGATCAAGATGAGCAAGTCGGCGTCCACGCCGAAGGGCCTCGTCAACCTGCTCGACGAGCCCAAGGCCACCGCCAAGAAGGTCAAGAGCGCCGTCACGGACACCGGCACGGAGATCCGCTACGACGTGGCGGAGAAGCCGGGCGTCAGCAACCTCCTGAGCATCTACTCCACGCTCACGGGCACCGGTATCGCCGAACTGGAGCAGAAGTACACCGGCAAGGGCTACGGTGCGCTGAAGACCGACCTCGCCGAAGTCATGGTCGAGTTCGTGACCCCCTTCCGGGACCGCACCCAGCAGTACCTGGACGACCCGGAGACGCTCGACTCGATCCTGGCCAAGGGCGCGGAGAAGGCGCGTGCCGTCGCCGCCGAGACCCTCGCGCAGGCGTACGACAAGGTGGGCTTCCTGCCCGCCAAGCACTGAGTCACCGCACCGAGCACCACGACAACAACACCGCGCTGCCCGCCGGGCCGCGCCCCTGCCCATCGACGCGACGACAGGAGTACGACGTGGGGACCGTAACGATCGGCGTTTCGATCGCGGTCCCGGAGCCTCACGGCAGCCTGCTCCAGGAGCGGCGTGCGGGCTTCGGGGACCCCGCGGCGCACGGCATCCCCACGCACGTGACCCTGCTGCCGCCGACCGAGGTGGACGCGTCGGCGCTGCCCGCGGTTGAGGCGCATCTCCTCTCGGTCGCGGCGGCCGGCCGGCCCTTCCCGATGCGCCTCTCCGGAACGGGCACGTTCCGTCCGCTGTCCCCTGTGGTCTACGTGCAGGTGGTGGCGGGCGGGTCGGCCTGCTCCTGGCTTCAGGAGCGGGTGCGGGACGCGTCCGGCCCGATGGCACGCGAACTGCAGTTCCCCTACCACCCGCACGTCACGGTGGCGCACGGCATCTCCGAAGAGGCGATGGACCGTGCGTACGAGGAGCTCTCGGAGTACGAGGCCGAGTGGTCCTGCACCGGCTTCGCCCTGTACGAGCAGGGTGCCGACGGTGTCTGGCGCAAGCTGCGCGACTTCGCCTTCGGCGGCACCGTGGTGCCCCCGCAGGCCCAGGCCCCGGCGGCCCGGGGCACACTGCCCACTCGCTGACCGGGACCCTAGAGAGGCAGGCGGCGGAACACCGGCCTCGGCGCGTGTCGCAGCGCCGACATGACCAGCCGCAGCGCCCCCGGCACCCACACCGTCTCCGAGCGCCGCCGCAGTCCGGTCTCGATGGCCTCGGCCACCGCGTCCGGGGTGGTCGCCATGGGAGCCTCCTCCAGGCCCGCCGTCATCTTCGAGCGCACGAAACCGGGGCGCACGACCATCACGTGCACCCCCGTGCCGTGCAGCGCGTCGCCGAGGCCCTGCGCGAACGCGTCCAGTCCGGCCTTGCTGGAGCCGTAGATGAAGTTCGAGCGGCGCGCCCGCTCGCCCGCCACGGAGGAGAGCACCACCAGGGACCCGTGGCCCTGGGACTGGAGCGCCCGCGCGCAGACCAGGCCGGCCGAGACCGCGCCCGTGTAGTTGGTCTGGGCGACGCGCACCGCCGCGAGGGGCTCGTCCTCGTCGCGTGCCTGGTCGCCGAGGACGCCGAAGGCGAGGAGCACCATGTCGATGTCGCCCTCGGTGAAGATCTTGCCGAGCGACTCCTCGTGGGCCTCGGGGTCGAGCGCGTCGAACGCGACGGTCCGCACGTCCGCGCCCCTGTCGCGCAGGTCGGCGGCGGCCTCCTCCAGGGCGGGCGACGGGCGCCCGGCGAGCCAGACGGTGCGGGTGCGGCGGGCGACGAGGCGTCGGGCGGTGGCGAGACCGATCTCCGAGGTGCCGCCGAGGACGAGCAGGGACTGAGGGGTGCCGAAGGCGTCTTTCACGTGTACCGGTCTCCTAGGGGGCTTAAAGAGCGAGGCGGCGGGAGAGGTCCGAGCGGAAGACGCCGAGCGGGTCGAGCTCGGCCCGCAGGGCGCGGAAGTCGTCGAGCCGCGGATACATCGCGGCGAGCATCTCGGGCCGCAGACGTGAGTCCTTGGCGAGGTAGACACGGCCGTCGGCGGCGGCGACCTCCTCGTCGAGCTCGTCGAGGAAGGCGCCGAGGCCGGGCAGGTTCGCCGGGATGTCGAGGGCGAGGGTCCAGCCGGGCATCGGGAAGGAGAGCCAGCCCGGGTCGCCCGTTCCGAAGCGCTTCAGTACGGCGAGGAAGGACGGGCAGCCGCGCTCCGAGATGCGCTGCACGATGCGGCGCAGGGCCTCCTCCTTGCCGTACCCGACGACGAACTGGTACTGGACGAAGCCGCTGCGGCCGTAGATGCGGTTCCAGTGGGGGACACCGTCCAGCGGGTGGAAGAAGGTGGAGATCTTCTGCAGCTCGCCGGTGCGGGAGCGGGGCGCCTTGCGGTACCAGAGCTCGTTGAAGAGGCCCACCGACGCCTTGCCGAGCAACCCCTCCGGAAGGAAGGACGGGGCGGCGGGCAACTGTGCGGGACGGAACGCGAGAGGGGCCCTACGCGCGCGTGCCCGCTCCGGAAGCGCGTCCAGAGGGGCGTGGTCGCCGCGGGTCAGGACCGAGCGGCCCATGGCCGCGCCGCGCGCGAGGAGGTCGATCCAGGCGACCGAGTAGCGGTAGCGGTGGTCCGTCGCGGTGAGGCGGGCCATCAAGTCGTCGAGGTCCGTCGCCCGTTCCGTGTCGACCGCCATCAAGGAGGTCTCCACAGGGAGGAGTTGCACGGTCGCCGAAAGGATGACGCCGGTCAGGCCCATGCCGCCCGCCGTCGCGTCGAACAGGGCGCTGCCGGGCTCGACCGTGCGGACCGTGCCGTCGGCGGTCAGCACGTCCATCGCGAGGACGTGCCGGGCGAAGGACCCGGAGACGTGGTGGTTCTTGCCGTGGATGTCGGCGCCGATGGCCCCGCCGACCGTCACGTAACGGGTCCCGGGTGTCACAGGGACGAACCAGCCGAGGGGGAGCAGGACTTCCATCAGGTGGTGCAGCGAGACGCCCGCGTCGCAGACGACGGTGGCCGCGGGGGCACCGGTGTCCGACGTCCGCGTGGTGTCGATGACGCGGATCCGGTCGAGGCCCGTCATGTCGATGACGGCGCCGCCCGCGTTCTGCGCCGCGTCTCCGTAGGCACGCCCCAGGCCGCGGGCGATGCCGCCGCGCTCCCCGCACGCGCGCACCGCGGCCGCGGCCTCCTCCGGCGTCCGGGGTCTCACCAGCCGGGCGGTGGTCGGTGCGGTGCGGCCCCAGCCCGAGACGGAGACGGCGGGCGACGTCGGGGCCTCGGTGCGGACAGGGGAATCGGCGGGGGAGTCGGGGCAGTCGGCAGGCATGCCAATGACCGTATCGCCCGTACATGGGCGTTTCGCTCAGAACCGTCCCGGCTCTCACCGAAATGGGTGATTGAGCGAGTGTCATCCAACATTGACGTAATTATTGGGATGTTGCCTAGAAGAGTCGAGATGACCGGCTACCGAATGCCCTCGAACGTCTTCGAAATAGAGGCGACATGCACGACATGGACCACCGGTTGCTGTCGGCCCTGCACGACTGCGGCACCGACCCGCGCGTGGCGGCCGCCGCCCGCGCCCTGTCCCGCACCGGCGAGCACGGCGCGCTCTGGATCGTCGCCGGCCTGGCGGGCGCCGCCGCCGACCGCGAGCGCCGCGGCGCCTGGCTCCGCGGCACGGCCCTCACCGCCGCCGCCCACCTGGCCAGCATGGGCATCAAGCGCGTCGTACGCCGACCGCGCCCCGCCGCCCTGGGCGGCATCGAACCCCTCGTACGCACCGCGGGCCGGCACTCCTTCCCCAGCTCGCACGCCACGTCCGCCGCCGCGGCCGTCGTCGCCTACGGCGCGCTGCGCCCAGTAGGAGCCCACCTTCTGCCGCCGCTGGCCGCCGCGATGTGCGTCTCCCGGATGGTCGTCGGCGTCCACTACCCCTCGGACGTGGCCGCGGGCGCGGCGCTGGGCGCACTCACCGCGCGCGCGGGCGCGGCCTGGATGAACGGAGGCCTCATCGATGCCTGAACCCGTCTCCACGCTCCTCGAACGGCCGGGACCGCCCGACGCGCCGCGCCAGGGCGCGGTCGGCCTGCCACTCGGCCTCCTGAAGACCGCACGCCCCCGCCAGTGGGTGAAGAACGTCCTCGTCGTAGCCGCCCCCGCGGCCGCGGGCGAACTCTTCACACGGCACGCCGTCGGACAAGTCGTGATCGTCTTCGTGCTGTTCACCGCCGCCGCGTCCGCCGTCTACCTGATCAACGACGCACGCGACGCCGACGCCGACCGCGCACACCCCACCAAGTGCCGCAGGCCGGTCGCCTGCGGTCAGGTGCCGGTACCCGTCGCGTACGCCGTAGGAGGGCTCCTGGCCGTCCTCGCACCGACGGCCGCCACCGTCCTGTGCACGCCGCTCACCGCGGCGCTCCTGGCCGCGTACGTCGGCATGCAACTCGCCTACTGCATCAGCCTCAAGCACGTCCTCGTCGTCGACCTCACCATCGTCACGACCGGCTTCCTGATGCGCGCCATGATCGGCGGCCTCGCCCTCGACATCCCCCTGTCGCGCTGGTTCCTGATCACCACGGGCTTCTGCGCGCTCTTCATGGTCTCCGCCAAGCGGTACTCCGAAGCCGTCCAGATGTCCGCGAGCCCGGAGGAACTCGGCGCCACGCGCGCGCTGCTCACCGAATACACCACCGGCTACCTGCGCTTCGTGTGGCAACTCGCCGCGGGCGTCGCCGTCCTCGCGTACTGCCTGTGGGCCATGGAGGAGGGCGGCACCGCCGACGGCGGCTCACTGCCCTGGCGTCAGCTGTCCATGGCCGCGTTCATCCTCGCCATCCTGCGCTACGCCGTCTTCGCCGACCGGGGCACCGCGGGCGAGCCCGAGGACGTCGTCCTGCGGGACAGGGCTCTCGCCGTGATCGGCGTGGTGTGGCTCGCCATGTACGGGCTCGCGGTCGCGGACTGGTGAAGGTGACGTCCCCGCGCGTACGGCTGCGCGCGCTCGGGCCCGAACTGCTGGGCTTCGCCGCCGCCGGGATCTGCGCGTACGCCGCCGACCTCGGCCTCTTCATCTGGCTGCGCGGACCCGTCGGCCTCGACCCGCTCACCGCCAAATCCCTCTCCTTCGTGGCGGGCTGCTCCGTGGCGTACGCCGGCAACGCCCTCGGCACCTACCGCAGGAAGGCCGCGGAGATCCCGCGGCTGCGCCAGTACGCGGTGTTCTTCGCCGTCAACATCGCGGGCGCCCTCGTCCAACTGCTGTGCATCGCCGTGTCCCACTACGGACTCGGTCTGACCTCGCAGCGTGCGGACACCGTCTCAGGCGCCGGTATCGGTATGGCACTCGCCACAGTTCTGCGCTTCTGGGGTACCCGGACCTTGGTCTTCCGCACCACGGGCAGGACAACAGGCAGGACAGCAGGCACGGAGGCGTCATGGACTGGCTGAAGAAACTTCCCGGCATCGGGCCGCTCGTCGCGAAGGGCATGCGCACGCACGCGTGGCAGTCCTACGAACGGCTCGACGAGGTGCACTGGACGCGCCTCGCCGCCGCCATGACGTTCATCAGTTTCCTGGCGCTCTTCCCACTGCTCACCGTCGCCGCCGCGATCGCCGCCGCGACGCTCACCAAGAAGCAGCAGGACACGCTGGAGAGCAAGATCTCCGAGCAGGTCCCCGGCATCTCGGACCAGCTGAACCTGGACGCCCTCGTCGAGAACGCGGGCACCGTCGGCCTCGTCGCGGGTGCCCTGCTGCTCTTCACCGGCATCGGCTGGGTCGGCTCGATGCGGGAGTGCCTGCGCGCCGTCTGGGAGCTGCCGGACGAGGAGGAGAACCCCGTCCTGCGCAAGGTCAAGGACGCGGGCGTGCTCTTCGGACTCGGCGGCGCGGGGCTCGCGTCGTTCGCCGCGTCCGCGCTCGCGTCGACCGCCGTCGGCCGGACCGCAGACCTGTTCGGCATCGACGAGCAGGGCTGGGGCACGGTGCTGCTCCAGGTCCTCGCGTTCGCCATCGCCGTCCTCGCGGACTTCCTGCTGCTGCTCTACGTACTGACGCTGCTGCCCGGCGTACAACCGGACCGGCGCCGCCTGATCACCGCCGCGCTGATCGGCGCGGCCGGCTTCGAGCTGCTCAAGCTGCTGCTCGGCGGCTACATGAAGGGCGTCGCCTCGAAGAACATGTACGGCGCCTTCGGAGTGCCCGTCGCACTCCTCCTGTGGATCAACTTCACGGCGAAGCTGCTGCTGTTCTGCGCGGCGTGGACGGCGACGCGCAGGGAGTCGCGTACGGAGTCGCGTACGGAGGACGAAGAGGCGGCCTCCGTAGAGACCGCCTCCAAAACCACGTCCTCCGTAGAGACCGCCTCCGGAGCCACCGTCCAAGAAGACGGCCGCCCGCCTCAGTCCTGAGGCGTCCGGCGGCCCGCCTGGCCGGGCAGCGGCAGCCGGCGCCGGATCACGAACGCGCCGCCGACGAGCACCACGAGCACGCCGCCCGTGATCGCGAGCGCGGTGCCCATGCCACTGCCCCCGCCGTCGGAGGAGTGCGCGGCCTTCTCCGCGTCCGTGCCCTCGCCGCCGCTGCCCGGGGCGCCCTTGCCCGCGCCGCCCGTGGCGGCACCCTTCGGCGCGACCAGCCGGCCCACGGCGTCGACCTTGCCCGCGGCCTCGAAGCCCCAGTCGAAGAGGCTGGCGGTCTCCTTGTAGACCGCGTGGGCCTCACCGGAGGAGGGGTTCATGACGGTGACGAGGAGGACCTTGCCGTCACGTTCGGCAACACCGGTGAACGTGTTTCCCGCGTTCGAGGTGTAGCCGTTCTTGACGCCCGCGATGCCCTTGTACGCGCTGATGCCGGGTGCGCCGGTGAGCAGCCGGTTGGTGTTCTGGATCTCGAAGGTGCCGCGCTTCGTCTTGCCCTTGTCCTTGCCCTTCTCGACCTTCTTGGTCTGTCCGGGGAACTGGGCCGTGGCCGTCGAGCAGTACTCGCGGAAGTCCTTCTTCTGCAGCCCCGAGCGGGCGAACAGCGACAGGTCGTACGCGGAGGACACCTGCCCCTTGGCGTCGTAGCCGTCCGGGGAGACCACGTGCGTGTCGAGGGCCTGCAACTCCTCGGCGTGCTTCTGCATGTCCTTGACGGTCTTCGGGACGCCGTCGTTCATCGCGGACAGGACGTGCACCGCGTCGTTGCCCGACTTCAGGAAGACGCCCAGCCACAGGTCGTGGACGCTGTACGTCTCGTTCTCCTTGATGCCCACCATGCTGCTGCCCGCGCCGATGCCCGCCATGTCGGCGAGCGTCACCTTGTGCTTCTGCGACTTGGGGAACTTCGGCAGGACGGTGTCGGCGAAGAGCATCTTCAGGGTGCTCGCCGGAGGCAGCCGCCAGTGCGCGTTGTGCGAGGCCATGACCTCACCCGTCTCGGCGTCCGAGACGATCCAGGAACGCCCCGTCAGATCCTTCGGCAGCACCGGCGCGCCCGGCTTGAGCTTCACCTGGGTGCCCGCCTCACCGAGTTGCGCACCGCCCACGGTGGACATCTTGGAAGGCGGCTTCGGATGCCCCTCGTCGTCTCCGGGCTTTCCGTCCGCGAGCGCGGGCGCTGCGGTCGACATGGTCAGCAATGCGGCGGAAGCGACCAACATGGCGGTCTTTTTTACGGCAGGCACGGACGAGAACGTACAGGGCGGGGCTGTGTAAGTCGCTCCCGAGGTCTGTTGTGTCCCCTCGTCCCCACCCCGGCGGCGGTGCGGCACGGAGGCTCGCGATACTGAACGTATGAAGCTCAGCCGCCCTGTCTCCTGGTTCCTGCTCGCCTTCGGGGTGTGGAGCTGGTTCATCTGGATCACTTTCGTCAAGAACCTGTGGAAGGACGGCAGCGGGCTCGCCTTCGACGACGCGGACAACCCGACCGGGTACTTCTGGGTGCACCTGACGCTTGCCGTTGTCTCCTTTGTCTTGGGGACGGTGGTAGGCACCATCGGGTTCCGCGGAGTCCGCGCACTGCGCAGAACGTCATAACCGTGGTTGCCCTCATGGTCCTCGTGGGCCTGGCCGTCCTTGCGGCCTTCGCGGCCCTCCACTGGTACGCGTGGCGCCGCCTCGTCCGGGACACCACGGCGGGGCCCGGGTTCGCCCGGCGCGCCGGGACGGTGGTCTTCGTCGCGGCGCCGCTGATGATGTTCGCGGCGCTCGTGGCCGAGCGGACGGGTGCGCCGTTCCTGCTCCAGCAGGTGCTGGCCTGGCCGGGCTTCATGTGGCTGGCCCTCTCGCTTTACCTGCTGCTCGCGCTGGTCGTGGGGGAGCTCGTACGTCCCCTGCTGCGGCGGTGGCTGGAACGGGAAGGGACGGTTCCGGAGGCCGAGGCGGAATCCGTACGTGTACGTGTGGCGGAGTCCGAGGCCCGGGACCCGGCGGAGGCTGCCCCCGAGGGCGAGAAGACTGCCCCCGCACCTGCCCCCGCACCTGCCTCCGCGCCCGCCCCCGAGAAGGCGATCGCCTCCCCCTCCCGCCGTCTCTTCGTCTCCCGCATCGTCGGCGGCACCGCCGCGGCCGTCGCCGCCGGAACCGTGGGCTACGGAACGTACGGCGTACTCCGCGGCCCCAAGGTGAAGCGCGTCACCGTGCCGCTGGCGAAACTGCCGCGCGCCGCCCACGGGTTCAGGATCGCGGTGGTCAGCGACATCCACCTCGGTCCGATCCTGGGCCGCGACTTCACCCGGCGCGTGGTCGACACCGTCAACGCCACGCAGCCGGACCTGATCGCCGTGGTGGGCGACCTGGTCGACGGCAGCGTCGAACATCTCGCCCCCGCCGCGGCGCCGCTGGCCGGAATGCGCGCGCGGCACGGCGCGTACTTCGTCACCGGCAACCACGAGTACTTCTCCGGCGCCGAGCAGTGGGTCGACCACGTACGCGAACTCGGCCTGCACCCCCTGCGCAACGCCCGCACCGAGCTCCCCGGGTTCGACCTGGCGGGCGTCGACGACGTGGCGGGCGAGGACGAGGGCAAGGGCCCCGACTTCGCCAAGGCACTCGGCGGCCGGGACCGGTCACGGGCCTCCGTGCTCCTCGCGCACCAGCCGGTCGTCATCCACGACGCGGTGGAGCACGGCGTGGACCTGCAACTGTCCGGCCACACGCACGGCGGCCAGCTCTGGCCGGGCAACCTCATCGCAGACCTGGCCAACCCGACGCTCGCGGGCCTGGAACGGTACGGCGACACGCAGCTCTACGTCACCCGCGGCGCGGGCGCGTGGGGGCCGCCGGTGCGCGTAGGGGCGCCCTCGGACATCACGGTCGTGGAACTGGCGTCGCGCCAGGCCTGACCCGACCGTCCAGAACTGGCCAGATGTACCTGGGCCGGGGGTGCCGCAGTGACACGCGCGGTGACGCCGCGCAGCATTGACGTATCGCAGGGGGTACGGGGGAGGCAGGGAATCCAGGGGCCATGGGGTGGGGGTACAGGGGACGTGCTGAGACGTGATGCCTTCAGATTGCCGCCGCACCCGGCGTCGGTGCCGCTGGCCCGGACACGGGTGTACGACCACCTGTCGGCCTGGGGACACACCGCGGACGACGGGGCGCTCGACGACACGGTGCTCCTCGTGTCGGAACTCGCGACCAACGCGATCGTCCACGGATTCGTGACCGCGGGGGAGTTCGAAGTCGCGGTGACGGTGCTCGCCGACGGCGCCTGCTTCATAGAGGTGTCCGACGAGAGCCCCACGCAGCCGGAGATGCGGAAGCCCGGCACGTGGGAGGACGAACACGGCCGCGGCATGTGCCTCCTCGACGCGACGGCGGAGGCGTGGGGGGTGTGGCGGCGCGGGGGCAGCGGGAAGACGGTGTGGGCGTTGGTACGGAGGTGAGGACGGGATGCTCCCCTCAAGAAGTCCGCGCGAGCTCCGGCCGCTTCAGGTAGTCCGTGAACCCGACGACGTTCCCCCACGCGTCGGTGATCTCCACGGTCCAGCCGGTGGCCACGGAGAACGGCTCGCTCAGCAGGGGGATGCCCGCCGCCGCCAGGGCCTGGCCCTTCGCGCGGGCGTCGGGGACCTCCAGCCAGATGCGGGGGGAGGGCCACGGCGGCGTACGCGGCACGATGCCGTCCTCCACGCGCAGGAGCAGGCCCGGCGTCTCCTTGCCGACCTTCAGGATGGCGAGGCCGAGCTCGTCGAGCCGGGCGGCGACGGGGAATCCGGCCCGCTCGTAGAACGCGACGGCCTCGCCGAGGTCGCCGACGGGGAACAGGACGTTGTCGAAGCCGAGCAGTCCGACCGGCTGGTTGTCTGACATTCCGTCAGGGTAGGACGGGGGCCGTCGCGGCGGCGCAGGCGCGCATGAAGCGCACCGAGCGCGCACGATTCTTCGACCGTACGGCCCCCCCGGTACGGGTGGGGGAGCGGTGGGGGGGGGGGGTGCGTCGGCGCTCCAGTAGGAGAGGTGCCCTTCTTGTTGAAGACCTTCCAGGGAGCGGCCGGAAACGCACCGTGGGCCCCGCTCCGGACTGGAGCGGGGCCCACGGGGACGTACGGGTGGAAGCCGGATCAGAAGCGGCGCGTGATCAGCGCGCGCTTCACTTCCTGGATCGCCTTCGTGACCTCGATGCCACGCGGGCAGGCGTCCGTGCAGTTGAACGTCGTGCGGCAACGCCACACGCCGTCCTTGTCGTTGAGGATCTCCAGGCGCTGCTCGCCCGCCTCGTCACGGCTGTCGAAGATGAAGCGGTGCGCGTTGACGATCGCGGCCGGGCCGAAGTACTGGCCGTCGTTCCAGAACACCGGGCACGACGACGTGCACGCGGCGCACAGGATGCACTTGGTCGTGTCGTCGAAGCGCTCGCGGTCCTCGGCGGTCTGCAGACGCTCGCGCGTCGGCTCGTTGCCCGTCGTCACCAGGAACGGCATGACGTCGCGGTACGCCTGGAAGAACGGGTCCATGTCGACGACCAGGTCCTTCAGGACCGTCAGACCCTTGATCGGCTCGACCGTGATCGGCTTGGCCGGGTTGATGTCCTTGATCAGGGTCTTGCAGGCAAGACGGTTCTTGCCGTTGATCCGCATGGCGTCCGAGCCGCAGATGCCGTGCGCGCAGGAGCGGCGGAACGTGAGCGTCCCGTCCAGCTCCCACTTGATCTTGTGGAGGCCGTCGAGGACGCGCTCCTTGGGGTCGATCTCCAGCTGGAAGTCTTCCCAAGTGGCGTCCGCCGAGACCTCAGGGTTGAAGCGGCGGATGCGGAACGTCACCGTGATCAGGTGCGAGCCGTTGTCCGCTTCGAGGGCCTCGAGCTTGTCCATCGTCGGGGTAGCCATCAGTACTTACGCTCCATCGGCTGGTAGCGGGTCTGGACGACCGGCTTGTAGTCGAGACGGATCGTCTCCGTGCCGTCGTCGCCGACCTCGCGGTACGCCATGGTGTGGCGCATGAAGTTGACGTCGTCGCGGGTGGGGAAGTCCTCGCGGTAGTGACCGCCGCGCGACTCCTTGCGGGCGAGCGCGGACTGCGCCATGACCTCGGCCAGGTCGAGCAGGTTGCCCAGCTCGATGGCCTCCAGGAGGTCCGTGTTGAAGCGCTTGCCCTTGTCCTGGATCGAGACGTTGAGGTAGCGCTTGCGCAGCTCCGCGATCTTCTCGACGGCCGTCTTGATCGTCTGCTCCGTGCGGAACACCATGACGTTGGCGTCCATGGTCTCCTGGAGCTCCGTGCGGATCTCGTGGACCCGCTCGTTGCCCGAGGCGTCGCGCAGGCGCTCGACCTGGGAGACGACGAGCTCCTCCGGGTTCTCGGGGAGCTCGACGAAGTCGTTCTTCGCGGCGTACTCCGCGGCGGCGATGCCGGCGCGGCGCCCGAAGACGTTGATGTCCAGGAGCGAGTTGGTGCCGAGGCGGTTGGCGCCGTGCACCGAGACGCAGGCGACCTCACCGGCGGCGTACAGGCCCGGGACGACCGTCGTGTTGTCCGCGAGGACCTCGCCCTCGACGTTCGTCGGGATGCCGCCCATGGCGTAGTGCGCGGTCGGCTGGATCGGGATCGGGTCCGTGTAGGGCTCGATGCCGAGGTAGGTGCGGGCGAACTCGGTGATGTCCGGGAGCTTGGCGTCCAGCTGCTCCGGCGGGAGGTGCGTGAGGTCGAGGTAGACGTGGTCGCCCTCGGGACCGCAGCCGCGGCCCTCACGGATCTCCGTGTAGATGGAGCGGGACACGACGTCACGGGACGCGAGGTCCTTCATGACCGGCGCGTACTTCTCCATGAAGCGCTCGCCGTCCTTGTTGCGGAGGATGCCGCCCTCACCGCGGGCGCCCTCCGTGAGAAGGATGCCCATGCGCCAGATGCCGGTCGGGTGGA
The sequence above is a segment of the Streptomyces sp. Je 1-369 genome. Coding sequences within it:
- a CDS encoding decaprenylphospho-beta-D-erythro-pentofuranosid-2-ulose 2-reductase, which translates into the protein MKDAFGTPQSLLVLGGTSEIGLATARRLVARRTRTVWLAGRPSPALEEAAADLRDRGADVRTVAFDALDPEAHEESLGKIFTEGDIDMVLLAFGVLGDQARDEDEPLAAVRVAQTNYTGAVSAGLVCARALQSQGHGSLVVLSSVAGERARRSNFIYGSSKAGLDAFAQGLGDALHGTGVHVMVVRPGFVRSKMTAGLEEAPMATTPDAVAEAIETGLRRRSETVWVPGALRLVMSALRHAPRPVFRRLPL
- a CDS encoding phosphatase PAP2 family protein, producing the protein MHDMDHRLLSALHDCGTDPRVAAAARALSRTGEHGALWIVAGLAGAAADRERRGAWLRGTALTAAAHLASMGIKRVVRRPRPAALGGIEPLVRTAGRHSFPSSHATSAAAAVVAYGALRPVGAHLLPPLAAAMCVSRMVVGVHYPSDVAAGAALGALTARAGAAWMNGGLIDA
- a CDS encoding 2'-5' RNA ligase family protein codes for the protein MGTVTIGVSIAVPEPHGSLLQERRAGFGDPAAHGIPTHVTLLPPTEVDASALPAVEAHLLSVAAAGRPFPMRLSGTGTFRPLSPVVYVQVVAGGSACSWLQERVRDASGPMARELQFPYHPHVTVAHGISEEAMDRAYEELSEYEAEWSCTGFALYEQGADGVWRKLRDFAFGGTVVPPQAQAPAARGTLPTR
- a CDS encoding FAD-binding oxidoreductase, with protein sequence MPADCPDSPADSPVRTEAPTSPAVSVSGWGRTAPTTARLVRPRTPEEAAAAVRACGERGGIARGLGRAYGDAAQNAGGAVIDMTGLDRIRVIDTTRTSDTGAPAATVVCDAGVSLHHLMEVLLPLGWFVPVTPGTRYVTVGGAIGADIHGKNHHVSGSFARHVLAMDVLTADGTVRTVEPGSALFDATAGGMGLTGVILSATVQLLPVETSLMAVDTERATDLDDLMARLTATDHRYRYSVAWIDLLARGAAMGRSVLTRGDHAPLDALPERARARRAPLAFRPAQLPAAPSFLPEGLLGKASVGLFNELWYRKAPRSRTGELQKISTFFHPLDGVPHWNRIYGRSGFVQYQFVVGYGKEEALRRIVQRISERGCPSFLAVLKRFGTGDPGWLSFPMPGWTLALDIPANLPGLGAFLDELDEEVAAADGRVYLAKDSRLRPEMLAAMYPRLDDFRALRAELDPLGVFRSDLSRRLAL
- a CDS encoding decaprenyl-phosphate phosphoribosyltransferase → MPEPVSTLLERPGPPDAPRQGAVGLPLGLLKTARPRQWVKNVLVVAAPAAAGELFTRHAVGQVVIVFVLFTAAASAVYLINDARDADADRAHPTKCRRPVACGQVPVPVAYAVGGLLAVLAPTAATVLCTPLTAALLAAYVGMQLAYCISLKHVLVVDLTIVTTGFLMRAMIGGLALDIPLSRWFLITTGFCALFMVSAKRYSEAVQMSASPEELGATRALLTEYTTGYLRFVWQLAAGVAVLAYCLWAMEEGGTADGGSLPWRQLSMAAFILAILRYAVFADRGTAGEPEDVVLRDRALAVIGVVWLAMYGLAVADW
- the trpS gene encoding tryptophan--tRNA ligase, with the translated sequence MASERPRVLSGIQPTAGSFHLGNYLGAVRQWVALQESHDAFYMVVDLHAITIPQDPAELRANTRLAAAQLLAAGLDPERCTLFVQSHVPEHAQLAWVMNCLTGFGEASRMTQFKDKSAKQGADRASVGLFTYPVLQVADILLYQANEVPVGEDQRQHIELTRDLAERFNGRFGETFTVPSAYILKETAKIYDLQDPSIKMSKSASTPKGLVNLLDEPKATAKKVKSAVTDTGTEIRYDVAEKPGVSNLLSIYSTLTGTGIAELEQKYTGKGYGALKTDLAEVMVEFVTPFRDRTQQYLDDPETLDSILAKGAEKARAVAAETLAQAYDKVGFLPAKH
- a CDS encoding GtrA family protein, encoding MTSPRVRLRALGPELLGFAAAGICAYAADLGLFIWLRGPVGLDPLTAKSLSFVAGCSVAYAGNALGTYRRKAAEIPRLRQYAVFFAVNIAGALVQLLCIAVSHYGLGLTSQRADTVSGAGIGMALATVLRFWGTRTLVFRTTGRTTGRTAGTEASWTG
- a CDS encoding YihY/virulence factor BrkB family protein; amino-acid sequence: MDWLKKLPGIGPLVAKGMRTHAWQSYERLDEVHWTRLAAAMTFISFLALFPLLTVAAAIAAATLTKKQQDTLESKISEQVPGISDQLNLDALVENAGTVGLVAGALLLFTGIGWVGSMRECLRAVWELPDEEENPVLRKVKDAGVLFGLGGAGLASFAASALASTAVGRTADLFGIDEQGWGTVLLQVLAFAIAVLADFLLLLYVLTLLPGVQPDRRRLITAALIGAAGFELLKLLLGGYMKGVASKNMYGAFGVPVALLLWINFTAKLLLFCAAWTATRRESRTESRTEDEEAASVETASKTTSSVETASGATVQEDGRPPQS